Proteins from one Gimesia maris genomic window:
- a CDS encoding linear amide C-N hydrolase encodes MCTRAVYLGPEGETVTGRTMDWKEDLQSNLWIFPRGMSRDGGLGDASLSWNSQYGSVVASLYEGGTADGMNEAGLVANLLYLVESEYPADDDPRPAIVISAWAQYVLDQFATVEEAVSELRKETFRMVTVVAPNGAAGTVHLSLSDPSGDSAIFEYIGGELKIHHGRQHQVMTNSPVFDEQIALNKYWQQIGGTVMLPGTNRAADRFARASFYINACTQTANPREAAASVFSVMRNVSVPRGISTPDQPNISSTIWRTVSDQKHKIYFYEDTASPGMVWVDLNQIDFSPGSGTRKLTLVGNYNLSGDQTDQFQPAEPYPFMAPA; translated from the coding sequence ATGTGCACACGGGCGGTTTACCTGGGGCCGGAAGGCGAGACCGTGACTGGTCGAACCATGGACTGGAAAGAAGACCTGCAGAGCAATCTCTGGATTTTTCCGCGGGGGATGTCCCGCGACGGAGGGCTGGGAGACGCTTCATTAAGCTGGAACAGTCAATATGGCTCCGTCGTCGCCTCGCTCTATGAAGGCGGAACCGCGGATGGCATGAATGAAGCCGGACTGGTGGCCAATCTACTGTACCTGGTGGAATCAGAATACCCGGCCGACGACGATCCGCGGCCTGCGATTGTCATTTCCGCCTGGGCGCAGTATGTGCTGGACCAGTTTGCGACGGTCGAAGAGGCCGTCAGCGAACTGCGCAAAGAGACGTTCCGGATGGTGACGGTGGTGGCCCCCAATGGGGCCGCGGGAACGGTTCATCTCTCCCTCTCCGATCCTTCAGGCGACTCGGCCATTTTTGAATATATTGGGGGAGAGCTAAAGATCCACCATGGCCGTCAGCATCAGGTCATGACCAATTCTCCCGTTTTCGACGAGCAGATCGCCTTGAACAAATACTGGCAGCAGATTGGTGGAACGGTCATGCTGCCGGGCACCAACCGGGCAGCAGATCGGTTTGCCCGGGCCTCTTTTTATATCAATGCCTGTACGCAGACAGCCAACCCCCGTGAGGCCGCCGCCAGTGTTTTCAGCGTGATGCGGAATGTGAGTGTTCCCCGTGGAATCAGTACTCCCGATCAACCGAACATCTCTTCCACCATCTGGCGTACGGTCAGTGATCAGAAACACAAAATCTATTTCTACGAAGACACCGCCAGCCCGGGGATGGTCTGGGTTGATCTCAACCAGATCGATTTCAGCCCCGGTTCAGGCACACGAAAACTGACACTGGTAGGCAACTATAATCTCAGCGGCGATCAGACCGACCAGTTCCAGCCGGCAGAACCTTACCCTTTTATGGCACCTGCCTGA